AAGACTTAATCCAGTGACACTCTCGCGGGACAACAGACTCCCTTCACTAGGCCCCGCCCACGAGCTCCCATCTAAGCCCCGCCTAGCACAAGGCCTGGGAgcagggctggtgggtggggTGCCACCCCGCCTAGCACGCCCAAATCCGTAAGACATAATAGGACACCCTGGATTGCAgaccctgccccttcctgccaCGACCCCGCCCCCACGCGCTGCGGCAGCGGCCTCTTACAGGATGCTCAGGCCCGgtggccccgcccctcccccaggccccgcccctacGTACTGCGGCAGCGGCCCCGGTACATGACGCGCAGGTCTGGGTGGGCGCGGCAGCGCGCGGCGCGCAATTCGCACTCGTCGCGGTAGGTGGCGCCGTCCGAGCCGCAGACCTGAAGGCGCGCTGGGAGCTCCGAACAGTCGGGCGCGCACTCGCAGCGCGGACGGCCCCCCAGCATGCGGCAGGCCTTGCCTGGGCCGCACTCCACGCCCTCGCACGAATCTGTGGACAGAGGACACACACGTGTGGGCTGGGGCGCATGGCCGAGGCCGGAGGTCCTCAGAGACCTCCGCGCCCTCGCCTCCTGTTCCGAGGGATAGAGGCCGGGCCGGAGTGATGGGCGGTCCGGAGTCGGGGCCCACAGGGGAGGAGACTGATTTGGGGGTCTGGGGGCGGGACCGTTAGGGACGAGATTCAGCCACGGCCCGGGTGGACCCAGACTCGACGCTGCTCCTGGGGCGGGCTTCTGTGTGGGCGGGAGGGGGGTCTCTGCCCGGAATCTGGGGGTCCGGGAGGAACGGGCTTCCGCCCCCGGTCCAGCTCTCGCTCCGCAGCTGGGCCACCCGCTCGGGCTGACGTCTGTTCCCTGATTTACGCGCGTTTCTGGGAAGGCCGGCGGGGGACCGGCTGCGTCAGCCGGCGGGGGGGAGCTGGGGGCTCCACCCCGTCCAGGCGCGGGTATGGGGAGGACGGGCAGCGTCTGTTCCCTGTGCCTGCCAGGACCTCCCCGGAGGAGGTGTCAGGGAGGGCGGGGCGTCGGCCTGGTCTGAGGCTCATTTCCTGAGGAGGGGGCCTCCCACAGCCCGAGCCCTCCGAACCAGGGGTCACCGCCCCCCGCAGCCCCATTTCTCAGGTAGGGAAACAAGTCTCTCTCTGAGATCCCCGCCCCCACTCAGGACCGGCTAACGGCTGCTTCTGGCCTCCCAGGCCCAGTGCAGCCTCCCATCTGCCCCCACAAGGTGGTGCCGTTTTGTCGTCATTTTACAAAAGGGGGAAACGGTCACAGCTGTGAGTTGGAGACAGCCAGGGTACTTCGGCGTGAGAACTCCAGGCCGGACCCGATGGACCCCCCAGCTCTGTGGCTTGTGGGTCTGGAGGGCCGTCTCTGAGCTCGAGTTGATGTTTCAGCCTGTTTCCCTGTGTGTAAAGTGGGGCTGATGGGGAAACCCACCTTACAGGGTGAGCAGAAAATGATGGATGCTCCTAAGAGACTAGCTGGCTTGCCCCATGTCCCCATGCCAGGGCATATGGGCTGCACCTGGGCGCCTCCCATGCTGCCCGCCCACGTGCACATCTGGAAACGCTCCCCAGGGTGGCTTCACGCAAGCAAGAacagaagtggcagagctgagttcCTGTCCCCAAGGCCAGacaaggtgggggggagggggtccTGGACCATCTCATACCCAGGCCAGGCACTTTTTGAAGTCTGTCCTCCTCCCAGAAGCCAGAGGGGCTTCTGGAGGGAGCCAGGGCACATGGCAGTTGAGTCTAGGACCACCCAGCCAGGCTGATCTGGGATTAATCACATCCCAGCGGCCAGTCAGGCTCCTCAGTTTGGCCTGCAGGTCTGCAGCCCTCAGCTCCAGCCTCCTCCCTGTGCCCCTGTCCTGACCCCACCCCCCAGGGCCTGATCCCAGGCCATGGTCTCTGCTGATGCTCTCCCCCATGCTTTCTCCAGCTGGCGAACTCCTAATCATCCGCCAGCACCCTGGCTCTAGAGCCCACCTCCTTCAACTCATGCCCCCCTGCGCCCTCTGGGTCCTTGCAGGTTCAGCCTTGCACAGGGGGCTGGGAAAGTCCCCATCCCCTTCTCCAGGGCAGAGATGATGTCTTGACTTAGTCATTCACTCATTCTGCCTTCAAAGAGCCCCTAGTCTGATGGGATGGGGGAGGCAGCATTTCGCAGAGCATGGTGCAGAGGCACATGCTTGTTAAACATGCAGCTGTTTAACCACAGCTAAGCCCAACCCCAGACCCTGGAATCTGTGGGGTCAAGGGCAGATAAGTGTTTGGGAACACTGAGTGTGGGGTCACAAACCCTAATGGCCAGTCAGGGAGAATCCACCTTCCCAGGAGCTAGGTGTGAGCACATCCACCAGGTGCAGTGCAGGTGGGAAAGGCCACCCTGGCAGAGGGCTCCTCGTGAGCAAGGGCCTAGAGGCTGGAATCCAAACTGGGGACTCCTTGGAGCTTCCTGAATCCTCACCTGCAGGTGGCTAAGCTGGGAGCCTGAAGGCCCACaacccctctctgagcctgggaTCCCTGTGCCGGCAGCCTCAAGCTTCTGCCTGCCCCCAAGACGGGGGGCTCACTCTCGGCTGTCCCGCCTCAGAACACAGTGACCCTGGCCTGCGGCCGACACCCAGGGTCTCACCTTTGCAGGGGAGGCAGTGGACAAGGCCCAGGAAGCCCAGGAGGCTGATCTTGTTCCCTGGGTGCGTGAAGTTGGACCAGGCGGTGTCGATGTTACCAGACGCACAGCACTCAGCCTGGCTCACGTCCGTTCTCAGCACCAGGCTGCAGGTGGCCTCTCTGCCCTGCTGGAGCCAGCAGACACCACCTGCGGACAAGCGGGCCAGTTCCCACGTGGCCAGAGGCGCCCTCCGgtgcccctccccacacccaggcCTTGGCCTTCCAGCCAGCTGCCGGCCCATGGCGATGCATACAGTCGGTGCTCAGTAATTATGGAGGGGATAATCTGCCCCTGACCTGGGAAGGAGGGGCAGAGAACCGCACAGTTGTCCCCACCCTGGCTGAAGATTCTTTGGGGACCCTTCCTCTCTGGGCTCCAGCCCCAACACtgctccagcccccaccccatcccctcctGGGAACCTCTCCCCCCTgggtccaggcccccagcccGGGCCTGGCATCCTGCCTGAGCAGGCAAACGCCTGGAGCTGGACGTGTCAGGGTCAGCAGGCCCTGGAGCTGCCTCTCCCGCCTCTGCCCTCTGTCTAGACAGCGCCCGAGGGCACGCGGAGCCCCCTCGCCCAGCAGCCCCCCCTTGCCTGGCCCGCCTCTTACTCACTCCAACTCGGGAACATTCCCCTCGCATGAGCTCACTGTCTCCCCGGGGACGCGGCCTTCGGGGAGGGGGCTTGGCTCTCCCCTCACtgcggggctggggtggggctgcagggtggggtggggggcagatggCCCTCGGTTTCTGCACCGTtaagtggggatgggggtggccacggcccccattccatggagctcccaggctctgtgctgagcgCCTCCCAGGGACCAGCTCTGGGAAGCCAGCATATTGGCACCCCgtataaaaggggaaactgaggccaggagtGGGGATGTGACTTCCCCGGCACCTCCGCAAGTGGCAGGTGTGAGATTCCAATGACCTGTCTGCCTGAACCAGACCCAGGGAAAATCTGAGACCCCAGCTGGAGGTCCTGAGTCCAGCCACCCAGCCCTGTCTTTCTGGAGCATCGGCACCCGGATGGTCGAGGTTCAAATCCCCGCTTtgccacttacaagctgtgtgaccctgtgcctcagtttccccacctggaaaccgGGCAGAAGAGTGCCAACACTACTGGGCTGTTGCGTGGATTCCAGGACGGAAGAGGTAGACGCTAAGGCGCCCGATAACTGTCAGCAGCTCTTGTGACTAGATTattgataaataaattgtgaaggAGTCACATCTGCTCTCCTGACCTCCTGGTGACCCTCctttggggctgggggaggagagccTCAAGCCCTCCCAGATTCAACCTGCAGTGGCCACGGGTCACCAAGGGTCACTGCTCTCTGCCCCCAGCTGCCACCGCCCCCGCGCCCCCCGACCTCGCCCCCAGGCCCGCATTCCGGGTAGGCCCACGTGGGTGGCTCGCCTCGCCCGCCCCTTCCGGCCACCCCACTCACCGGGCGCGGGGTCCCCAGAGCCCACGGAGCCAACGAAGCCCACGGCCCACGCTAGGGCCCCCCAGGGCAGCGGCCACAGTGGCCCCGGCGCCCCGGGACGCATGGCGGACGCAGACACGGCGGCAGCCCCCGCGTCGGACGcgcgggcggcgggcgggcggcgggcgggcgggctgCAGGGAGGGCGGCGGCGGCACCACTTCCAGCGCGCGGCCGGCGCGCCCTATAAAGGTCCCGCGGgctgcgggcggggcggggcggggcgggacggccggggcggggcgcggggcaGTGTCGCGCGCGATGTGGGCGGCagctggtggggggcgggggcacgACCCGGGAGCCGGGCTGGTGGCTGTGAGTTCGAGGTGTCGCCGTGCGTTTGGGGGACTGGCCGGTGACCCAAGGGGAGCGCGTCTGCGGATCCGTGCGCGTCGTGGTCTGCATGTGGTCGCTGGAGTGGCCCCAGTGTGCTCTGGACTCCTGGCCTCTCCTCCCTGTCCCTACACGCCCACACACCCGGGGACCTCAGCCCCAGCCAGTTCCCTAATCACACCCCCCGGCCATCCGCCTGGCCACTTGGCCGCTGGAGCCGGTGGGCACGGCTGGGTGTGAGCGCGTGGGGGGATGCGGAGGCTGGTGGGgtgggaaacagaggcagagaggtgTGGCAGAGAGAGACCCCAGAGACACGATGGTCCTGACAACATCGCTGACAGCAATAATCATACCACAAGATTTATACAGTGCCCACTGTGCCTGGCCTTTGCCCCTCACAGGTGAGATTGCACCAAACACCCCAGGCCTTTGCAAACCGTGCCCCCAGGCCACATCAACAACCTGCTGGCTTCTCTCCTCCACGGGTCAGTGCTCCCTGTCCTGGGACACCCTGGAATCCTGGGTTTTCCACAATTTATGATGGCCACATCAGCGTGGGCCTGGGAAGCACTGAGTCCGCTGGGGCCTCAGTGCAGCAGGAtgcttttccaatttttttttttttttttttttttttgtggtacgcgggactctcactgttgtggcctctcccgttgtggagcacaggctccggacgcgcaggctccggacgcgcaggctcagcggccatggctcacgggcccagccgctccgcgtcatgtgggatcttcccagaccggggcacgaacctgtgtcccctgcatcggcaggtggactctcaaccactgcgccaccagggaaggccctgcttTTCCTATTTTGGAGCTGATCTCTTCGATCTTGGGGGCCTCCCCAATTGTTAGGGCACCCCAACAGGCTCATGGGTCCTGTGCAGCCCCTCTGTGTTTGTGCTTCTGGGAACTAATTAGTGACAATCTGCTGGTAGcagggaacttttgggggtgcTGGAGCCTCAGGTTGACCAAGGCAGACCCAGTCCTGTCCTCGCTGAGCTCATGGTTTGTCAGAGTCATAGACaagaaaatacatagaaaaacaaaCTAATATATAACTTTAAAGAGTGGAAAATGCTTTtaggaaaaaaccaaaaatgatTTAGGGCAATTGGTTATCTCCCAGGGCCACCTATGCCTCATCGTCCCCCATCCCTGCATCTGCCCCTACCCTGGGTGTAGAAACAGGATCCCTGAAGGCACAGCCCTTCCTCTGCATGCACGAGATCTGCTGCTGGCCGACACCATGCCCAGACCACTTACTCCACCTTAGCTACCCAGCCTGACCCGTGTCCCCAGGCCAGTGCCAAGGGCCACATTACTTCCTAGCAGCACTGAGGGAGGGCACCCAGCT
This window of the Mesoplodon densirostris isolate mMesDen1 chromosome 3, mMesDen1 primary haplotype, whole genome shotgun sequence genome carries:
- the FSTL3 gene encoding follistatin-related protein 3, which codes for MRPGAPGPLWPLPWGALAWAVGFVGSVGSGDPAPGGVCWLQQGREATCSLVLRTDVSQAECCASGNIDTAWSNFTHPGNKISLLGFLGLVHCLPCKDSCEGVECGPGKACRMLGGRPRCECAPDCSELPARLQVCGSDGATYRDECELRAARCRAHPDLRVMYRGRCRKSCAHVVCLRPQSCVVDQTGSAHCVVCRAAPCPAPSSPGQELCGNNNVTYMSSCHLRQATCFLGRSIGVRHPGSCAGTLEPLDAESEEEEEEEEEEEEEEENFV